The region tagaACGTACCACCAGATCTGCctcgtcttcctcttcctcttcctcttcctcttcaggGGCATCTTCCTCCTGGTCAGTGACAGTATTTAAAACATGCATTAGAATGTTtgtaaaatgcataaaaaaaggtACTTAAATATTACATCTAAATATTAAACATAATACAAGGAGCGATTTAGGTAAAACTATGCACGTACCACGTGGTGAaattaattcaacatttttcatttaagaaaGGGAGCATGCTTGAGTATACTGTAATTACTGTATGTGCCTTCTaaataatgcaataaaataGTATACACATTACACATTTAGATTGTCATAGAGTTTTTAAACTAGTTAGTTTGCGCTATCATTGCGATTAAACCCAACCACCACCCTGGTTAATGAATGTACAGTAACTTTATCTACAGTACAACGCAAATTTGGTCATAAATATACTTAGAGCGGCATCAATTCCAATGTATTCCTTTACCTCGTCTTCAGGGTCACCGTAAGTGAGCATTTTCCTTTCGAACCCCATGACTATTGCCCtgaaattgtccaaaaactTGTCAGAAAAGACTCAAGTCCTTGTTTGATTGCTTGTGGATCTACCGTCGGCTCGAGGACATCGGGGTCGGTCACTCGGAGGAAATGACGACAAGGCTCACCGGAAACAAACCTTCACTGGTCAAATCATATTAACTGATGTCACAATAATCCAATCGAACACCTGGATTATGTTTAAAGGCCCGCCTACTTTGAGTGACGTTATTAGGAACCTTGTTTTTAGATAGCAGGACAATGTCGGACAGAAAAAGTTGATGTACCGTAGAAATGGCACTGTGCTTGGATGCCAGACTTTTAATGCGAAAAATTAGAGATTTAAGATGTTTAACGTCCAGAAGGCATCGAGTCAAAGGAAAATGGGTATGTGCAAAACACAATTCATACTATGTTATTGTAATGAACTGGAATTTGACGAGTAAGGGACGTTTTGAGCTGTCGGATACGAGGCAAACAAGTTtcatttattgagccaaggccatcttttattgcacacaaaaatattactaAAGGTATATGTACTAAAATAATGATTTCATATtaatttattcacaaatgtatttgcCTGCTTGAATGGatttacagattttttattttttattttttaaagtaagagCAAATATAATTCAGTCACTAGAAACACATTAGTCTCACGTTTTGAGCTTCTACACCACTGGAAGTTACATTTGCCAActcaaaccagttttttttaatgtcagtaACACTaccagtttttatttatatatttatttatttattttgacaggcTGCTACTCGCCCCAAGTACCCTCCTACCAGTTTAGCCCTGCGCCATTTTGATGTCACCTACAGCAGTCAGCTGGGGAAGCTCTGGCCATCGGTTCGTGTCGCCCTGCTCTCAGAGAGAAAATATGGAGCTTTGCTTAATAATTTCTGCAATGATGATTTTGTGGAATATCTTGCATCCCAAGGATGCCGAGACTTTGTCGCGGACAGAAACGGTGCGTGTGAAATGCTGCAACTAATGCTCCTGTGATGAAACTGTCAAGTGTTTTGTCCTCATCCAGTTGGTTGTCTGCTTCATCACTTATGCAGAACATGTATGCATGGAACAAAACCCAGAAGTGGAATTCAGTGAGAAGTCTGATTCCACCTCTATGGAGAAACGTGACATTAGTGGCCAGCAACAATTATCACTCCCGCATTTCAGCCCCAACATCAAGTGTTTCGTCTTCCCAAGAGGAGATATCACGCGTTTCAAGCCAGCTCGGTGGGATTTTTGATTTATGTCGCGTGTATCAAAGTTACTGAATGTCATTCAACCATGCAAGCATTTTGATTGGTCTCGATTCTGTTTTGCCCTCTGAAGACCAGACAGGTCTGGGTTATTGGGCTACTACTTGATGGATGCTGCATCAGTGTTGCCTTGCTTTGCACTAGATGTTCACGAGGGACACAGCCTGCTGGACCTCTGTGCCGCCCCGGGAGGCAAGACTCTTGCTTTGCTTCAGACCCAGGCCATTGGTAAGATAACATCATTTTTCGGATGTATTGTACAGGGTCTTACAAATAATCAATTGAAATATGGATAGCTGAGTAATTGCATGACGTTGGCAAACAAAAACCTTTTTCAAAtggaaatagattttaaaaCTGATTTCACTAAGATTTATACTGGCTgtgatacattttcttttttgccttccTCGTTGTCTTCCCATTGCTAGTCAATGTCTTCACCCTGAAAAACAAGGTAGAACATAAAACTaacattaaatttaaatatagtTTTTCAGCACCTCAGTAAAATTTTAGATAATTTGAGTGAAAATTGGCTTCAATCAGTGATTCTCAAGTGTGGCACACCAGTGGtatgtgggctccctctagtggtatgtggAAGAACCGctgaaataaatgttcaaactgcatATGTTTCaatgacttaattttttttaaatgtagaatTGTACATTTCAGTTGTAGTTAatatttaatgactttttaatcaattaatgaataaatcaaGATTTTGTCTAGTTCTGTAGTTCTtccatattgcacattttgggCACTTTTGGACTTCCAGCTTGGTGAAATCAATTTGGGGAAGGAGCTTTCCTTTTCGTGCTTGACTCTCTACCCCAGTGCACAATGCAAGGTCCATAAAGGCAGTGTTGGTTTTGGTGTAAAATAACTTGTTTGTCCAAATAAGCGTTTAACCATATGTGTTTATCTGTACACTCAaggttttttgtatttgaatgacGCCTCTGTGTCTCGGACATCACGACTGAAGAAAGTGCTCCACAGCTACGTGCCTAAAGAGCTTTTGACCAGTGAGAGGCTGCACATCACTTCCATTGATGGCACCAAATGGGAAGAAATAGAACCGAATACTTTTGACAGAGTAAGGctgtttgtgtatatattttcattacatTCATAGATCCTCAACATTAATACCCCTAACTAACACTTTgttctttgtgtttattttaggtCCTTGTTGATGTTCCCTGTACCACAGACCGACATTCACTCATGGAGGATGAcaacaatatatttaataagatcAGAACAGGCGAGAGGCGACGGTTGCCGCAGCTACAGCTGCAACTACTGCTGTAAGCACATGACGAACACTTTTCATATGCAAGGTCCATAGAggtgtaaatactgtatatcatatTCAGTGGCAAAATACCTTGGTTTTAATCcagacattaactcatttgctcccaaaaacatataaaaacgttctattttaaataaattgttttatgtttattttttatttttatgctagagcatacagaaggcgttgatgcagcctctgacctgaagaggttgcttaaagcaaaaaacacccagcaggtggcagcagagtataagagatcaaccagggccatgttacaaaaagctctttccccttcTGGATATtcactgatttgtgaataatgatgaaacttagctatattctaatgctagttgctgcaaaatggaaacagataaatatactttttttatgagaaaagagactctaatctttcttttggtagtttccatgtttttatagcaataaaacacaatattctgtgggccttgcaaaatcagtcaaaatccagtaaaacagctgggagcgaaggggattgcttcagtgaaaatggctgggagtgttATGAGTGTTAGCTGCTACATGTCAAGGAAGAGTGTGTCTAAACTAAAGACAAGAATGTCATTTTGCAGGGCGGGAGTGGTGGCAGCCCGTCCGGGTGGTGAGATTGTTTACTCCACGTGCACACTTTCTCAAATCCAGAATGTTGGCGTTGTTCAAGAAGCCATCCACTTGGCATGTGAGAACCATGGCATCCAGCTGCAGGTCAGTATGAaccaacacaaacacaccagaAACGTAGAGGCAGATGATCGTCCGGTTTAAATATTAAGACGTGTTGGGGGTTAATTTATCTTTGGATTTAACTTCTGTTTCTCCTCTCCAAATTGGAATCGTCGTCTAGGTTGTTGACCTGCGGCCACTCGCAGACATGTTCAGGAATACCTTTCACTTTGCTTCTGACCTCCATTTGGGTGAGATGGTCATCCCGCACTTAGCTGCAAACTTTGGGCCTATTTATATGTGCAAACTAAAGAGGCTCACCTAGATTGGGATTATGTGGATGGACACTCAATGACCTTTACATTTGGTATGCTTACattttatacatacagtattttcatgttgttgttttttttaaatgtgaatatGCATTTAACACCTCACAATAAAATCACAGTAGGGAATGACACACAAGTAGTGAGCAACTTTCCGGGAACTGAAACATCAATTTGGGTGTCTCATGCACGTAATAGTCCTCCGTCCAATATGCTTTTTTACAATAGAGTACAATAAAGTATGACACCGAAAACTTTATTGGCCACTGTAATTGAGAGCAGCAGACCCGGAGAGTGATTTGAAgtacaggaaaaacaaaaaaaacttattctCAGTGTTTCACAAGCATCAACAGTTATGTAAAGAAACCCGCTAGTGATATGCAAAAGAattacagaataaaaaaaaaatctaatatgcAAAACAATTGAACATATTAGAGTGAGGCTTGAAGCTAGTCCTTCtcaaatagaaaatatatttttttgtggtcatgCAAAGTGTAATTGCCCACCTgctacagtaggtggcggtgGTGCTCTTATGATCGGAGACTGTGCAAGGAGtgttagctcctctgcagaagAGAATGAGTCTATTAATAGTCGcagcaaaattaaataaatgaatacaccattaaaaaaaaaataaacgtttctcataaaataattaaatgtcatttattaattgaatatggaattaaatgaaccattaattaaataaatgtgtcattaattaattaaattacctacaTATTGTAACAGagcgtaaataaataaataaatataatttaatttaataatttatttatttcatggtcctgtgttgaatttattttatctgtcaaacttgCCCGTCAAAGTTAGTGGGTGGGGCTAAAGCCTGTTTCTTTCAAATCTTGTTTAATTGACTGCTTCGGCCTGAAATGGTTAGAAACATTGGCGGCTACGgtgatggatttttttgctgatatagAGTGATCGAGGCTTGCTGTGCAAAACCAACAtcacaaaataaaagcgatatttctACTATTTCGCTAAAGTACAATTTTGACTCGAGGAGTTTCCATTTAAGAGTGATTTGCGTagttctcgtaatgtcccgccTCGACTTTTGTAGGCAGTCACGTCACGCTAACGGCTCCTCATGCAACGTCACGAGAATAAATAATATACGTGTATGTAGCCGCATCAGCTTTGGCTCTGTAGCTAAACCGCTTTGTGCTTAATAAGAAATACTTCCATTTCAATAAATCTCAAAAAGCACATAAGAGCGTAAATCTGAGTTTAATGGTATTATGATAACGCACCTATTGTGGTGAATAGCGCGCCACCCATCCTATCAAATTGTGTTTACTAGCTACTCACTCTGCATCAATTCATTATTCTGAAatggatttgccttgacttggtgAGCAGGGTGACCAATCAGGTGTAAGGACCTGCCCACCAAACATTGATGGGTGTGTTTGACAgatcaaataaattaatgaaacaGCGCAACAGAGTGACCTTGAAAtaattcattatatatatatatatatatatatatatatatatatatatatatatatatatatatatatatatatatatatatatatatatatatatatatatatatatatatatatatatatagacaaacaatcataggtaatttaataattaatgacatttaataacgcattgatttatttaattccatatttaattaataatattatatataataatatttaatataataagtgaaacatttaattaattaatgacacatttatttaattatttaatggtgtattaatttatttaatttaggcacttttggtcctccatagggggagggggagaaacaaatgttttctttctttggggggcaaaaaataattgagaagcactgagcTATGTATACATCatgtttaaagtttttttttttatatatagtagagtacatattttacatttcaagtacgttatatttttcaataaaaattcatttgtatttaacttttatgtacAATGCATTACCATTAGCTAACTTTTTTGTTGTATAAATGTTATTGcaagtgcattttttatttaacttgtgtaatatattttttaatctaatcacTGAAGTAGGTATTTTATCttcctatacagtatataagtgCAATGTTAATGTCCAAAGTGCATATAATGTGTGGCTTACATTAATAAATacactttcaaatattttttttctcatttcttaTGAGCATGCCTACTACTACATTATATTGCTGTATATCAATGTTGGTCACTATGATGGGACTTTGGGAGATAAGTATATTTTAGGTAGtacttaatttaaaatgttggaGTTGGAGAGACACTGAAAtacagtttattaaaaaatgatggGAAAAATTAGCAGTTGCGGTTTCCTCCACAATAGTTGCCAGAGCattatttttaaggaatacttttttgttttagctattacacctaaactaaagctTTAAACACATTAGATTGAGTATCAAGTTGCACTAGTAGCAAACccatgacttttttattttttatttttttatttttattttttacatacagtatataagaaatatgaaattgaccacATTTTGGGCTTTCTGCTCAACTGCAATGATATCTCAAATCGagacaaaatgtactttttcttaGTCTATCAAGCCAAATCTTCTCTCCAGACAGTTTTCCTTCTCTAGATAGGCTTGTTTTAACCTGTGAGTGAGATTTGATCATGAGTTATAAGTAatttaagtttaattaaaataagaaaagcCATATCTCGAATACGGTTGGTTTTAAGGCTAGCTACTTTACTGTTCTactggcagataattttgctcaaattaagtaaaaaaaaaaaaatcaatttgctgTCTGGtaaacacagggatgtgatttttccgctaattcgcggaattccgctttttttatctccccccaaaaaaaaaaaaattctgattttttattttatttttttatagtagtagtagtagtagtagtagtagtagtagtagttcattgtgtatgcacatgactccgacagataacatcttctgctataacaaagacatttgtggtatgctctaatatgagttacttttcatttggtcatgatacaattatttgttcatgaaatttgaactcttcaacattatttatgtgttaacttagtaatcacattagttagatatgatgatattctcagtgatagtttttaaaagcaaaggcagttcaatgtttttgaatgtgactgattttgagttgactaaaactgccattttatatgggatagttcggcccccagacccccggctaaattttcagataatttcactttggtcaaatcacatccctgtaaacataaaaatgtactgTCAAGAGGACCTTGAGCTGCATATTTTGTCCACTAGAGGCCACTAATGGTCTACTAGTAAAGTTTATACTCTATGAAGTCAGCAAATCCAGCATTTTGCCATCATTCTCTGTCATACGATTAAGATATAGAGGAtaagaaatcttttttttttttttttttacaaggctgACTGCCTATCCATCAGTTTTGATGTCTGCCTAATAATGTGGCAGGAGGTCATAACGAGTGTGCAGGCAATGACTTATTTGACCGTCTCAATCTGCACATCTTGCATTACAAACATGGCATCCACTCTGTTTTGCATTGACATCACTCAGAGGTGAAATGTTCCCTAATGCGAGCGCCGTAGAGGTGtctctcattttttttccccatcacacCACAGATGACCCTTTATGTTTTCCCGGCCAGGCAATGTAGCATGAAAAAGGTACGTGTGTGTATAAGcacaagggtgtgtgtgtgtgtgtgtctaacgAGCAGGCTATGCCGAGTGTCATCCACCGGCTGCTATCATTAAGCTGCTCCAAGCACTGAGCTGACTCCCTTCCACATTGGACAGCGACGCTACTCCCAGATGAACATTAAAGAGGCAGAGAGCTAAAAtgggacccccacccccccctttttttttttgccctctcCGCTTTTTTATTCCACAGATGAGTGCAGATAATTATCTGAGCGATTGTGAGTGATTACTGTATTACTGCGGTACAAGCGGGATGTATTGGAGAATGCAGAGGGAATTAATGACacataaaaactatttttgtatTGACTGCTTTCGTCTTCGGGGCCTTGAGTGCCTGTTCACATCTCTTGTGATTACCTAAACGTATTGTAAATATGTGTTTCCTATGGGCCCTTCCATAAATTTACATGTTTTAACACTCAGGAGATGGCAGACTGTTAGAGATCAGTTAGCTGGCTATTCTGCCTGTCTGGACTTTATTGAGTGTGCCAATGAGGCGCTGTGCAGTTGAGTCTCTGCGTATAAGCCCGCCGTAGACATATGCCGCGTATTAAAAAGACGAATATGATGGGTTTAACCTTGTTTCTGCGAGGTCTGTAGGCGCAATTTATATGATgcctttttttgtcaataaagaTGCAAAACAATCTCATGGTGTGCCTCAAAAAAACACCAAGAGCAAATAAATGTGCTACGTGTATTACAACTGAGCTCTTCTACTAAATTAATCATCTTATGACCGACTTTATGTCCTAGGTGGTGATCGTTAGCAGGTTAAAACCAACACAGGTGTATTGCTGGTGTTAGGCAGAATCCTTGTAATCCAAAATAATCACTTTTTAGCAGACCCCAAAAATGACGTGTTTCTTCAACCGTAAACAACCCATTTCCCACCCTTTTTACATCGGTTAGTAAA is a window of Vanacampus margaritifer isolate UIUO_Vmar chromosome 2, RoL_Vmar_1.0, whole genome shotgun sequence DNA encoding:
- the nsun4 gene encoding 5-cytosine rRNA methyltransferase NSUN4, with the protein product MALCLDARLLMRKIRDLRCLTSRRHRVKGKWAATRPKYPPTSLALRHFDVTYSSQLGKLWPSVRVALLSERKYGALLNNFCNDDFVEYLASQGCRDFVADRNEHVCMEQNPEVEFSEKSDSTSMEKRDISGQQQLSLPHFSPNIKCFVFPRGDITRFKPARPDRSGLLGYYLMDAASVLPCFALDVHEGHSLLDLCAAPGGKTLALLQTQAIGFLYLNDASVSRTSRLKKVLHSYVPKELLTSERLHITSIDGTKWEEIEPNTFDRVLVDVPCTTDRHSLMEDDNNIFNKIRTGERRRLPQLQLQLLLAGVVAARPGGEIVYSTCTLSQIQNVGVVQEAIHLACENHGIQLQVVDLRPLADMFRNTFHFASDLHLGEMVIPHLAANFGPIYMCKLKRLT